The proteins below come from a single Halobacillus salinarum genomic window:
- the rpsG gene encoding 30S ribosomal protein S7 → MPRKGPVAKRDVLPDPIYNSKLVTRLINQIMVDGQRGKAQKILYKAFELVQERSGNDAMETFEQAMKNVMPVLEVRARRVGGSNYQVPVEVRPERRQALGLRFIVNYARLRGEKTMEERLANEILDAGNNTGAAVKRREDMHKMAEANKAFAHYRW, encoded by the coding sequence ATGCCACGTAAAGGTCCAGTAGCAAAACGTGATGTGTTACCAGATCCGATTTACAACTCTAAGCTTGTTACTCGTTTGATCAACCAAATCATGGTCGATGGTCAACGCGGAAAAGCTCAAAAGATTCTTTATAAAGCATTTGAACTTGTTCAGGAGCGTAGCGGAAATGACGCTATGGAAACTTTTGAACAAGCAATGAAAAATGTAATGCCAGTACTAGAAGTACGCGCTCGTCGTGTTGGGGGTTCCAACTATCAAGTACCTGTTGAGGTACGTCCTGAGCGCCGCCAAGCTCTAGGTCTGCGTTTCATTGTGAACTATGCGCGTCTACGCGGAGAGAAAACAATGGAAGAACGTCTGGCTAATGAAATCCTGGATGCAGGAAACAATACCGGTGCAGCTGTGAAGCGCCGCGAAGATATGCATAAAATGGCAGAAGCAAACAAAGCGTTTGCTCACTACCGTTGGTAA
- the rpsL gene encoding 30S ribosomal protein S12, giving the protein MPTINQLVRKGRVSKGKKSDSPALNKGFNSYKKRMTDQSSPQKRGVCTRVGTMTPKKPNSALRKYARVRLTNQIEVNAYIPGIGHNLQEHSVVLIRGGRVKDLPGVRYHIVRGALDTASVEGRMQGRSKYGTKKPKK; this is encoded by the coding sequence ATGCCAACAATTAATCAATTAGTACGTAAAGGACGCGTAAGCAAAGGTAAGAAGTCTGACTCTCCAGCTTTAAACAAAGGATTTAACAGCTACAAAAAGCGTATGACAGATCAGTCTTCTCCACAAAAACGTGGGGTTTGCACACGTGTAGGTACTATGACGCCTAAGAAACCGAACTCTGCACTTCGTAAGTATGCACGTGTTCGTCTTACTAACCAGATTGAGGTAAATGCCTATATTCCTGGGATTGGTCACAACCTTCAAGAGCACAGTGTTGTTCTTATCCGTGGAGGACGTGTTAAAGACTTGCCAGGTGTGCGTTACCACATCGTTCGTGGTGCACTGGATACTGCAAGTGTAGAAGGACGTATGCAAGGCCGTTCTAAATACGGTACGAAAAAACCTAAAAAATAA
- a CDS encoding 50S ribosomal protein L7ae-like protein translates to MSYEKVAEAKSDIVIGTKQTLKAMKNGEVTEVITAEDADQSMTEKVARLAKQLGIPHARVTSMRELGRACGIDVGAATVAIKQ, encoded by the coding sequence ATGTCTTATGAAAAAGTAGCAGAGGCTAAATCTGATATAGTCATAGGGACTAAACAAACACTTAAAGCCATGAAAAATGGAGAAGTGACTGAAGTCATTACGGCTGAAGATGCTGATCAGTCAATGACAGAGAAAGTAGCCCGACTGGCCAAACAGCTCGGAATCCCGCATGCACGAGTGACATCAATGAGGGAGCTAGGAAGAGCGTGCGGCATAGATGTAGGTGCTGCTACTGTGGCGATAAAGCAATAA
- the rpoC gene encoding DNA-directed RNA polymerase subunit beta', producing the protein MLDVNNFEYMKIGLASPDKIRSWSYGEVKKPETINYRTLKPEKDGLFCERIFGPQKDWECHCGKYKRVRYKGVVCDRCGVEVTKAKVRRERMGHLELAAPVSHIWYFKGIPSRMGLVLDMSPRALEEVIYFAAYIVTDPGETALERKQLLSEKEYRSYREKYGQGFQAAMGAEAIRKLLFDIDLDGEVDALKEELKVAQGQRRTRAIKRLEVLESFRNSGNDPSWMILDVLPVIPPELRPMVQLDGGRFATSDLNDLYRRVINRNNRLKRLLDLGAPTIIVQNEKRMLQEAVDALIDNGRRGRPVTGPGNRPLKSLSHMLKGKQGRFRQNLLGKRVDYSGRSVIVVGPSLKMYQCGLPKEMALELFKPFVMKELVSRGLAHNIKSAKRKIERVHPEVWDVLEDVIKEHPVLLNRAPTLHRLGIQAFEPTLVEGRAIRLHPLVCTAYNADFDGDQMAVHVPLSSEAQAEARILMLAAQNILNPKDGKPVVTPSQDMVLGNYYLTLERVDAVGEGMSFKDLNEALMAYQNGYVHLHTRVAVQASSLDNETFTEKQNQQLLLTTVGKLIFNEMLPNSFPYINEPTQENLEIKTPDQYFVEPGTNIRETIAERDEVSPFKKGILGDIIAEVFKRFSISETSKMLDRMKDLGFAYSTKAGITVGVSDVVVLPEKQEILDEAQGKVDKVLKQFRRGLITEEERYDRVIEVWSSAKDDIQDRLMKSLDPRNPIFMMSDSGARGNASNFTQLAGMRGLMANPAGRIIELPIKSSFREGLTVLEYFISTHGARKGLADTALKTADSGYLTRRLVDVAQDVIVREDDCGTDRGLPVSALSEGSEVIEPLIDRLIGRTAFQTIKHPETGQVLATRNEVIFEDAAKQIVDAGIEEVVIRSAFTCNTKHGVCKKCYGRNLATGDEVEVGEAVGIIAAQSIGEPGTQLTMRTFHTGGVAGDDITQGLPRIQEIVEARNPKGQAVITEIDGTVQEVNEVKEKQEIVVQGSVETRSYTAPYGARLKVSVGDEVVAGAPLTEGSIDPKELLTVQGLDGVQEYLLKEVQKVYRMQGVEISDKHVEVMVRQMLRKIRVLDSGDTDVLPGSLLEIHQFKEANQKALMEGGQPAVGRPVILGITKASLETDSFLSAASFQETTRVLTDAAIKGKRDELLGLKENVIIGKLVPAGTGMTRYRKIQAKSEQTDDVIEPAEQVTQP; encoded by the coding sequence TTGCTAGATGTAAATAATTTTGAATATATGAAAATAGGCTTGGCTTCACCAGATAAGATTCGTTCTTGGTCGTATGGTGAGGTGAAGAAGCCGGAGACAATTAACTATCGTACGTTAAAGCCTGAGAAAGACGGGTTGTTTTGTGAAAGAATCTTCGGGCCTCAGAAAGACTGGGAATGTCATTGCGGAAAATACAAGCGTGTCCGTTACAAAGGTGTCGTTTGTGACCGCTGTGGGGTAGAAGTAACGAAAGCAAAAGTACGTCGTGAGCGGATGGGGCACTTAGAATTAGCTGCCCCTGTCTCTCACATTTGGTATTTCAAAGGTATACCGAGCCGCATGGGGTTAGTACTCGATATGTCCCCGCGTGCCTTGGAGGAAGTCATTTATTTTGCTGCGTATATCGTGACCGATCCAGGGGAAACTGCGCTTGAGCGCAAGCAGCTTCTTTCAGAAAAAGAGTATCGCTCTTACCGGGAGAAGTATGGCCAAGGTTTTCAGGCAGCTATGGGAGCAGAAGCAATCCGTAAACTGCTTTTTGACATCGATCTCGATGGCGAAGTGGATGCACTTAAAGAGGAATTGAAAGTAGCCCAAGGTCAGCGCCGTACCCGTGCGATTAAGCGTCTTGAGGTACTTGAATCCTTCCGTAACTCTGGAAATGACCCATCTTGGATGATCCTGGATGTACTGCCTGTCATCCCTCCAGAGCTTCGCCCGATGGTTCAGCTGGATGGTGGACGTTTTGCCACCTCTGATTTAAATGACTTGTACCGTCGAGTCATTAATCGGAACAATCGTCTGAAGCGTCTTCTTGACTTAGGAGCGCCCACGATTATCGTCCAGAACGAGAAGCGTATGCTTCAGGAAGCTGTCGACGCTCTTATCGATAACGGCCGCCGCGGTCGTCCGGTTACAGGACCAGGAAATCGTCCTCTTAAGTCTCTTTCTCATATGCTGAAAGGGAAGCAAGGACGTTTCCGTCAAAACTTGCTCGGTAAACGTGTAGACTATTCTGGTCGTTCCGTTATCGTAGTAGGACCGTCCCTCAAGATGTACCAATGTGGTCTTCCTAAAGAAATGGCGCTTGAATTATTTAAGCCGTTTGTTATGAAAGAACTCGTTTCCCGCGGTTTAGCTCATAATATTAAGTCAGCGAAGCGCAAAATTGAACGTGTACACCCCGAAGTCTGGGACGTACTTGAAGATGTAATCAAAGAACACCCTGTTCTTTTAAATCGTGCACCAACACTGCACCGTTTAGGGATTCAAGCCTTTGAACCAACACTTGTTGAGGGAAGGGCAATCCGTCTTCACCCGCTCGTATGTACAGCTTATAATGCCGACTTTGATGGTGACCAAATGGCTGTGCACGTGCCGTTGTCTTCTGAAGCACAAGCGGAAGCAAGAATCCTGATGCTGGCTGCGCAGAACATCCTAAACCCTAAAGATGGTAAACCAGTTGTTACTCCATCACAGGATATGGTTCTTGGTAACTACTACCTTACTCTTGAGCGTGTAGACGCAGTCGGAGAAGGAATGAGCTTTAAGGATCTTAACGAGGCTCTTATGGCTTACCAGAATGGATATGTCCACTTGCATACACGTGTTGCTGTACAGGCAAGCTCTTTAGATAACGAAACGTTTACTGAAAAACAAAACCAGCAGTTGCTGTTAACGACGGTTGGAAAGCTGATCTTTAACGAAATGCTTCCAAACTCGTTCCCTTATATTAATGAGCCTACGCAAGAGAACCTTGAGATTAAAACGCCTGACCAGTATTTTGTCGAGCCAGGTACGAATATTAGGGAAACAATTGCTGAAAGAGATGAAGTTTCACCATTCAAGAAAGGCATCTTAGGAGACATTATTGCAGAAGTGTTTAAGCGTTTCTCTATTAGTGAAACTTCTAAAATGCTCGATAGAATGAAAGACCTTGGCTTTGCTTATTCTACGAAAGCAGGTATCACCGTTGGGGTATCCGACGTTGTCGTACTTCCTGAAAAGCAGGAGATTCTAGATGAAGCACAAGGTAAGGTTGATAAAGTATTGAAACAGTTCCGTCGTGGACTTATCACGGAAGAAGAGCGTTATGATCGTGTTATTGAAGTTTGGTCCAGTGCCAAAGATGATATTCAGGATCGCTTGATGAAATCTCTTGATCCGCGGAACCCAATCTTTATGATGAGTGACTCTGGTGCGCGTGGTAACGCCTCTAACTTCACTCAGCTAGCTGGTATGCGTGGTCTTATGGCCAACCCGGCCGGCCGGATCATCGAACTTCCGATCAAATCCAGCTTCCGTGAAGGTTTAACCGTACTAGAATACTTTATTTCTACGCACGGTGCACGTAAAGGTCTTGCTGATACCGCCTTGAAAACAGCGGACTCTGGTTACTTGACTCGTCGTCTTGTAGACGTAGCGCAGGATGTCATTGTACGTGAAGATGACTGCGGAACGGATAGAGGCCTGCCTGTAAGTGCCCTTTCTGAAGGTTCCGAAGTTATTGAGCCTTTAATCGACCGATTAATCGGCCGTACAGCGTTCCAAACGATCAAGCATCCAGAAACCGGTCAAGTACTGGCCACTCGTAACGAAGTAATCTTCGAGGATGCAGCGAAGCAGATTGTGGATGCAGGGATTGAAGAAGTAGTCATCCGTTCTGCCTTCACATGTAATACTAAACATGGCGTTTGTAAGAAGTGTTACGGACGCAACCTGGCAACAGGGGATGAAGTCGAAGTGGGTGAAGCAGTCGGTATTATTGCTGCACAATCCATCGGTGAGCCAGGTACTCAGCTAACGATGCGTACATTCCACACCGGCGGGGTAGCAGGAGACGATATCACTCAAGGTCTACCGCGTATCCAGGAAATTGTGGAAGCACGTAATCCTAAAGGTCAAGCCGTTATCACAGAGATTGACGGTACCGTGCAGGAAGTTAATGAAGTGAAAGAAAAACAAGAGATTGTCGTGCAAGGAAGCGTGGAAACACGTTCTTACACCGCCCCTTATGGAGCGCGTCTGAAAGTCTCTGTCGGAGATGAAGTCGTTGCAGGAGCTCCATTAACAGAAGGTTCCATCGATCCTAAAGAACTATTAACTGTTCAAGGACTTGATGGAGTCCAGGAATACCTCCTTAAAGAAGTACAGAAGGTATACCGTATGCAAGGGGTTGAAATCTCTGATAAACACGTAGAAGTTATGGTTCGCCAAATGCTTCGTAAGATCCGAGTGCTTGACTCTGGAGATACCGATGTTCTTCCTGGTTCACTGCTTGAGATCCATCAATTTAAAGAAGCAAACCAGAAAGCTCTTATGGAAGGCGGACAGCCCGCTGTTGGACGTCCGGTTATCCTCGGAATTACGAAAGCATCCCTTGAAACAGACAGCTTCTTGTCAGCAGCATCCTTCCAGGAGACGACTCGTGTCCTGACAGATGCAGCAATCAAGGGTAAACGCGATGAACTGCTTGGACTCAAAGAAAATGTTATCATTGGTAAGCTTGTCCCAGCTGGAACAGGCATGACTAGATATCGTAAAATTCAAGCCAAGTCAGAGCAGACCGACGATGTTATCGAGCCTGCAGAACAAGTAACCCAGCCTTAA